TGGAGCATCAATTACTGTTAAGTAATTTGATTGTGCTAGTTTGAGTCAGTAATGACTTATTAAAACCGCTATATCGGCATTGGCTGATATAGCGGTTTTTTTGTGGCCGATAGTCAGAAGGTAGGTGCTGATCACAAAAGTTGATTGCTTATTTAGTTTATTGTAGTACGCTAAGAGCAAACAACTTATAGAAAGTAGGTACTATATGGATCAGCAAGTAATTTTAGCACAGTTGTATAATCTAATCTTGAATCCAGCGACGCGCGATTTTGAACGAGCTAACTTATTGGTGGCGAAGCAAGCTTTGGAAGCCAGTCAGCGCTTGGGTGGTGTGTTAGACAAACTCATCGGCGATTTACGTCCGCTTGGCGCACGCGGGAATCTAACCCCTGATGTCATGGACTTCTATTTAATGATTACGGGAGCAGCGCCAGTGGTAACGGCAAACAAAGTTACGGCCGAACACGCGGAACATTTGCAAACCGCGATCTTTGCAGGGGGATGCTTTTGGTGTCTGGTGGAGCCATTTGATACACAACCAGGAATTATTTCAGTGACATCAGGTTACACTGGCGGAACAACTGCCAATCCGACCTATGACCAAGTCCTTGTGGGTAATACTGGGCATGTTGAAGCTGTGGCCATCGTTTATGATCCCGCAGTGAAGTCTTACCAAGACTTGGTCGCTACTTTCTGGCAATTGACCGATCCAACCGATGCGGATGGTCAATTCTTGGACCGGGGTCCCCAGTACCAATCGGTGATTTTTTACACCAATGACGCACAGCATGCAATTGCTGAAGATAGTAAACAAGCATTGATTGAATCTAATCAATATGACAAACCAATTGTGACGAAAGTATTGGCCGCAACGACTTTTTATCCAGCTGAAAATTTTCATCAGGATTTCTATAAGAAATTTCCTAAGCGTGTTAAAGCGATGGATCGTGCCCGGCATCAGTTACAACAGATGCAACGCATTCGGGTCGCTGGTAAACGGCTGTTAAAGTTGCGTAAGTAAATAGATCCGGTGACCGTCGATTTTTTTAGTCGATGGTCTTTTTGTGAAGGAACAACGAACATTTAAAAAACCAATGGCGCCGTGTCATTTAAAGTGTTAAAATGGAAGCGTTTTCACGAATTGAATTATCCAAAAGGGGGATGAATACATGGCGAAGAGTTATCAACTACCAGAGAATTTTTTGTGGGGTGGTGCCATTGCAGCGCATCAAGCAGAAGGTTATTGGGATGCCGACGGTAAGGGCACATCCATCGCGGATATTTTGACGGCGGGCTCAGCGACAGAGCGGCGACGCATTACTGATGGGGTCGTGGCTGGTGAAAATTATCCTAATCATCATGGTATTTACTTCTATAAAACCTATAAAGAAGATTTAGAGTTGATGGCCGAGATGGGCTTCAAGGCCTTCCGTACTTCGATTGCTTGGACTCGTATTTTCCCAAATGGGGATGATGCTGAACCAAATGAAGCTGGGTTGCAATTTTATGATGATTTATTCGATGAAATGCGCCGTTTGCACATCGAACCAGTCATTACCTTGAATCACTTCGAAATGCCCTATCATTTGGTCACTGAATATGGTGGTTGGACA
This is a stretch of genomic DNA from Weissella soli. It encodes these proteins:
- the msrA gene encoding peptide-methionine (S)-S-oxide reductase MsrA gives rise to the protein MDQQVILAQLYNLILNPATRDFERANLLVAKQALEASQRLGGVLDKLIGDLRPLGARGNLTPDVMDFYLMITGAAPVVTANKVTAEHAEHLQTAIFAGGCFWCLVEPFDTQPGIISVTSGYTGGTTANPTYDQVLVGNTGHVEAVAIVYDPAVKSYQDLVATFWQLTDPTDADGQFLDRGPQYQSVIFYTNDAQHAIAEDSKQALIESNQYDKPIVTKVLAATTFYPAENFHQDFYKKFPKRVKAMDRARHQLQQMQRIRVAGKRLLKLRK